A genomic window from Lycium barbarum isolate Lr01 chromosome 4, ASM1917538v2, whole genome shotgun sequence includes:
- the LOC132636613 gene encoding rac-like GTP-binding protein RHO1, whose amino-acid sequence MKTDSNKPFSLFPYQFSLPLSLSLSLTLIIRRRYHHHCGESPSQPSLISIVVTVATVPNQYRRRCCVHSQSFEDYVPTVFDNFSANEVVNGATVNLELWDTAGQEDYNRLRPLSYRGADVFILAFSLISKASYENVSKKWIPELKHDAPGVPIVLVGTKLAGR is encoded by the exons ATGAAAACAGACTCAAATAAACCCTTCTCTCTCTTTCCCTATCAGTTTTCgctccccctctctctctctctctctctaaccctAATAATACGACGTCGATATCACCATCATTGCGGGGAGTCACCGTCGCAGCCATCCCTAATCAGTATTGTCGTCACCGTTGCCACCGTCCCTAATCAGTACCGCCGTCGCTGTTGCGTCCACAGCCAATCATTTGAG GATTATGTGCCCACTGTGTTCGACAATTTCAGTGCAAATGAAGTTGTCAATGGAGCCACTGTCAATCTAGAGTTGTGGGATACTGCTG GACAGGAGGATTACAATAGATTAAGACCTCTGAGTTATCGTGGGGCTGATGTTTTCATTTTGGCATTCTCTCTCATAAGTAAAGCCAGCTATGAAAATGTCTCCAAGAAG TGGATTCCTGAGTTGAAGCACGATGCTCCTGGTGTCCCAATAGTTCTTGTTGGAACAAAACTTG CTGGCAGGTGA